The Cyprinus carpio isolate SPL01 unplaced genomic scaffold, ASM1834038v1 S000006552, whole genome shotgun sequence genome has a window encoding:
- the LOC122143977 gene encoding protein shisa-5-like has product MCLFHNLSQSNDHKSVVIGVTVAGLVVFIIMFIVCCVCPCCCLYKMCRTPRPVMGATTTTVVNTQYPQQPVVQGGQYPPYQPIPSQAGYAGTPAYGGQPMPTGPYQGQPYQAGPPPPYQQTGGPGYPVSYSQAAYDGGQAAYPIQPPVQPGFAHPPPPTDYSSTQPAYNPAYMEQPKTGY; this is encoded by the exons ATGTGTCTTTTTCATAATCTGTCCCAAAGCAATGACCATAAGTCTGTCGTTATCGGCGTGACGGTAGCGGGGCTTGTGGTCTTCATCATCATGTTCATCGTTTGCTGCGTCTGCCCCTGCTGCTGCCTCTACAAAATGTGCCGAACACCCAGAC CTGTTATGGGAGCAACGACCACTACAGTCGTAAACACACAGTACCCTCAGCAGCCTGTTGTGCAGGGAGGTCAGTACCCGCCGTACCAGCCCATACCGTCTCAGGCCGGGTACGCCGGCACGCCAGCTTATGGAGGACAACCCATGCCTACAGGACCATATCAGGGCCAGCCATATCAAGCGGGACCACCACCCCCATATCAGCAGACCG GAGGCCCAGGATATCCTGTTTCCTACAGCCAGGCTGCGTATGATGGTGGGCAGGCTGCGTACCCCATACAACCACCAGTTCAGCCCGGCTTCGCTCACCCACCCCCACCAACAGACTACAGCTCGACTCAACCGGCTTACAACCCCGCCTACATGGAGCAACCAAAGACCGGCTACTAA
- the LOC122143987 gene encoding ATR-interacting protein-like, with protein MPSVLTGRGSSCRSLRETLEQQHLVDMNFPPSKRLKGHQVPAEPDPFDDDIGFTQDDLEQIDIIASQAVPGDGRSKRTFASVFACADEESKAPVKSGRKTFAIGDGCSPNNNKEVQRKDVFADGRSSKDGEDLFYKQLEQQQADLKKKLKEVEEEILMKNGEIQSAARLLKQTNQEKEQQQQTQLALEKGKARARSESEKELSRKMQSLQSELHFKEAEMNEMKEKLQSAERGGKKPGTPAPNIVHSPASQAFMTKENFSAKFSKKTSPVKKGHLLEDGKPAQSERSLTEEPRLDRTLGSDHQPEGCVLLKLLLQQPLDPSALGLCHLLSISPDALPNIPSPHGYISLGSLATSSSSSTEFRSFHRPQAQFHQLQSLAASALSALALHHPHSVPHNSDAALQSPSAPVRAAAHFLPLLSFHISTYCQSLESSARASLHGSSPSGSSDSSLEESLSGQEELALAALKALCHIVCYSSEALEGVLCHQEDVNQPQGSKNLLSAYEHLNGETQTQLPLLRRILQLADPAFITAAGQRQALVSASLKTLRLLAERAQDNQLLRLQVVMSSQVLSKCLTLETSYRTVHLCVRFLSFIIYNEEMATKLCSHEYPCTFLKMFQYVTSRTG; from the exons ATGCCGAGTGTTTTGACGGGCCGCGGCAGTTCATGCAGGAGTCTGAGAGAGACACTGGAGCAGCAG CACCTGGTTGACATGAACTTCCCGCCAAGCAAGAGACTGAAGGGCCATCAGGTACCAGCTGAACCCGACCCGTTCGACGATGACATCGGTTTCACCCAGGACGACCTGGAGCAGATTGACATCATCGCGTCGCAGGCCGTCCCCGGAGACGGCAGGTCGAAGAGAACGTTTGCTTCTGTATTCGCTTGCGCTGATGAGGAAAGCAAAGCACCTGTGAAATCCGGCCGGAAAACATTTGCCATCGGAGACGGCTGCAGCCCGAACAACAATAAAGAAGTGCAAAGAAAAGATGTGTTCG CGGACGGACGTTCCAGTAAAGATGGAGAAGATCTGTTCTATAAGCAGTTAGAGCAACAGCAAGCAGACCTGAAGAAAAAG CTgaaggaggtggaggaggagatCCTGATGAAGAACGGAGAGATCCAGAGTGCTGCGCGACTCCTGAAACAGACCAATCAGGAgaaggagcagcagcagcagacccAGCTCGCCCTGGAGAAAGGGAAAGCTCGCGCTCGGAGCGAAAGCGAGAAGGAGCTGTCCAGGAAG ATGCAGTCGCTGCAGTCAGAGTTGCACTTTAAAGAAGCcgagatgaatgaaatgaaagagaaacTTCAGAGCGCTGAGCGCGGAGGAAAGAAGCCCGGCACACCTGCACCAAACAT TGTTCACTCTCCTGCGAGTCAAGCGTTCATGACTAAAGAAAACTTCTCAGCCAAATTCTCCAAGAAAACATCTCCTGTCAAAAAAGGCCATTTATTAGAGg ACGGTAAACCAGCTCAGTCCGAACGTTCCCTCACAGAAGAGCCACGATTGGACCGAACCCTTGGCTCCGATCACCAACCAGAAG GCTGTGTGTTACTGAAGCTGCTGCTGCAGCAGCCGCTGGATCCGAGCGCTTTGGGTCTGTGTCACCTGCTGTCCATCAGTCCGGACGCTCTGCCAAACATCCCGTCACCGCACGGATACATCAGCCT GGGATCTTTGGCAACTTCCAGCTCGTCCTCCACAGAATTCAGATCGTTTCACCGTCCTCAAGCTCAGTTCCACCAGCTGCAGAGTCTGGCTGCGTCTGCTCTGTCCGCGTTAGCTCTCCATCACCCCCATAGTGTCCCACATAACTCAGACGCTGCTCTCCAATCACCCAGCGCTCCTGTCCGGGCCGCGGCGCACTTCCTGCCCCTGCTCAGCTTCCACATCAGCACATACTGTCAGTCGCTGGAGAGCTCAGCGAGGGCCTCGCTCCACGGCAGCTCTCCGTCGGGGTCGTCTGACTCCAGTCTGGAGGAGTCTCTCAGCGGACAGGAGGAGCTCGCCCTGGCCGCCCTGAAAGCACTCTGTCATATAGTGTGCTACAGCAGCGAGGCTCTGGAGGGGGTTTTGTGTCATCAGGAGGACGTGAACCAGCCACAGGGTTCGAAAAATCTCCTCAGCGCCTATGAACATCTGAACGGGGAGACGCAGACACAGCTGCCTCTTCTCAGGAGGATCCTACAGCTGGCAGATCCGGCCTTCATTACCGCTGCTGGCCAGAGGCAGGCGCTAGTGAGCGCTAGTTTGAAGACGCTTCGTTTGCTGGCTGAGAGAGCGCAGGACAACCAGCTCTTGAG ACTCCAGGTGGTGATGTCAAGTCAAGTGTTGTCTAAATGTCTGACTCTGGAGACGTCTTACAGAACTGTCCATCTGTGTGTGAGATTTCTGTCGTTTATTATCTATAATGAAGAGATGGCCACTAAACTCTGCTCACATGAAT ATCCGTGTACTTTCCTCAAAATGTTCCAGTACGTCACCTCTAGGACCGGATAA
- the LOC122143990 gene encoding protein BTG1-like: MKTEVSTAANFVTRLLRGTRLLSEEQLQQFRSSLKEALGDHYQHHWFPNAPYRGSGYRCIRINHKMDPLIGKAACTIGLTKEQLFSLLPSELTMWVDPYEVSYRIGEDGSICVLYESAPPSDTNQADSCKDELRIGRASPSKSYGMMTCSS, from the exons ATGAAAACCGAAGTCTCTACTGCTGCTAACTTTGTCACCCGTCTGTTGAGAGGAACACGGCTGCTTTCAGAAGAACAGCTGCAACAGTTCAGATCCTCTTTGAAAGAAGCTTTGGGGG ATCATTATCAGCACCACTGGTTCCCAAATGCACCCTACCGAGGTTCGGGTTACAGGTGCATCCGGATCAACCACAAGATGGACCCTTTGATCGGCAAAGCGGCCTGTACGATCGGACTCACGAAAGAGCAACTCTTTTCACTGCTGCCAAGCGAGCTCACCATGTGGGTCGACCCCTATGAAGTGTCCTACCGGATCGGAGAGGACGGGTCCATATGCGTCCTCTACGAGTCCGCGCCTCCGTCGGACACAAACCAGGCAGACAGCTGCAAAGATGAACTGAGGATCGGACGGGCGAGTCCGTCCAAATCCTACGGCATGATGACCTGCTCCAGCTGA